The following is a genomic window from Salinibacterium sp. UTAS2018.
AACAGGTGGTCGGCGAGTCCTGTGCCTGCGGTTCCCGGATGCGCGGCCACCGAGATCGCGTCGACTTCAGCTGCGTCGAAGAGGCGCTGAAGCTCGTACGCGAACAGAAGATTGGCGAGTTTTGAGCGACCATAGGCGGCCCGAGGCGTGTACGAGCCGTTGAGGAACATGAGATCGCCAAATTCCATGAATCCCCAACGGTGTGCGACGCTCGACAGGCTTACGACGCGTGCGCCGGGAGTTGCCCTAATGAGATCGAGTAGATGTCCCGTGAGCGCGAAGTGGCCGAGATGGTTGGTGCCGAGCTGCGATTCGAAGCCGTCGATCGTGAGCTGGGCATCCGTCATCATGATCCCCGCGTTGTTGATCAGAAGGTCAAGGCGCGAATGTTTCCCGTGAAACATTTCGCTGAAACGCCGCACGGACTCGAGGTCTGCGAGGTCAAGAATCATGGTCTCGAGGGAGGCCCCGTCGAGCTCAGCAGTCAGCGCAGCGGCAGTGGATGAGGCCTTCGCTTCGCTCCGCATCGTCATGACAACGTGGGCACCAGCTTTGAGCAGCGCGCGGCTCGTCTCTAACCCCAGCCCCGAATTCGCACCGGTCACAATCGCGACCTTGCCAGTGAGGTCTCCGAGGTTAGCTTCGGTCCAGTCGGTGCGAGGGTTCATCATTAGCTTCCGTTGAGGGTATGAGGTGTCAGACGAGCAGGGGAGAGCCAACGCAACATCGGCGCTCCGCCCACTGTAGAACCGTGAAGCGAACAGGCTAATTCCACGATTCTTTCTTTGTCAGTTATTCGGAGCCGCAGCGGGTTCAGATTGTCCTCTCTCGAGTCACAATGCCCGCTCGGTTTCAGGTCGGAACCCTCAAACGCCTATTGTTTAAAGTCAACCGAACGGGACGCCCCATGACAACACAGCCAAACAACCTCGACCAGTGGTTTGACCACTACGCTGATCGCGCCTCAGGACTTGCCGCCTCAGAGGTACGAGCGTTGTTTGCCGTGGCCTCGCGGCCCGAAGTAGTTTCGCTCGCGGGCGGTATGCCGTATGTTTCAGCGCTGCCTCAAGACCTCATCACCGAGTCAATCGACCGCGTGATGCGAGATCGTGGGCCCGCCGCGCTTCAGTACGGCTCAGGTCAAGGACTTCCGGCTTTGCGCGAGCAGATCCTCGAGGTGATGGCGCTCGAAGGCATCCGAGCCAGTGTCGACGACGTCGTCGTCACCACGGGCTCTCAGCACGCTCTTGAGCTCGTCACGAAGCTGTTCATCAACCCCGGCGACGTCGTCATTGCCGAGGGACCGAGTTACGTCACGGCAATGGTCGTCTTCAAGTCGTTCCAGGCCGAGATCACTCATGTCGAAATGGATGAGTTCGGTCTCGTTCCCGAATCGCTGCGAGCCCACATCGCGTCGGTGCGCGCCGCCGGCAAGACGATCAAGTTCCTCTACACGGTTCCCACATTCAGCAACCCCGCTGGTGTGACGCTCAGCTGGCAGCGTCGCCTCGAGGTGCTAGAAATCGCTCGGGAAAACGGCATTCTAGTTCTCGAAGATAACCCCTATGGGTTGCTCTACTTTGACGGACCGCCACCCCACGCCATGCGATCGGTCGAAGAAGATGGCGTCGTTTACTTGGGTACGTTCTCCAAGACTCTTGCTCCCGGTTTCCGAGTCGGTTGGGTTCTCGCCCCTCACGCCATCAGAGAGAAACTCATTTTGGCTAATGAGGCGGCGGTACTGTCGCCGAGCTCGTTCACGCAGAACATCATTAGTGAATACATGAGTGTTGCCGATTGGAAGGGGCAGATCGATACCTTCCGTGGGGTTTACCGTGAGCGTCGTGATGCAATGCTGGGTGCCCTGGGTGATTACCTTCCGGACCTGCA
Proteins encoded in this region:
- a CDS encoding oxidoreductase; amino-acid sequence: MMNPRTDWTEANLGDLTGKVAIVTGANSGLGLETSRALLKAGAHVVMTMRSEAKASSTAAALTAELDGASLETMILDLADLESVRRFSEMFHGKHSRLDLLINNAGIMMTDAQLTIDGFESQLGTNHLGHFALTGHLLDLIRATPGARVVSLSSVAHRWGFMEFGDLMFLNGSYTPRAAYGRSKLANLLFAYELQRLFDAAEVDAISVAAHPGTAGTGLADHLFNRWYLRPLKPLVFLGIQTPKQGARPSLRAATDPLAKGGDFFGPGGRKEYRGAPVLVESNAASHSEVDARKLWVESERLTGVNYESLRTSTK
- a CDS encoding PLP-dependent aminotransferase family protein, which codes for MTTQPNNLDQWFDHYADRASGLAASEVRALFAVASRPEVVSLAGGMPYVSALPQDLITESIDRVMRDRGPAALQYGSGQGLPALREQILEVMALEGIRASVDDVVVTTGSQHALELVTKLFINPGDVVIAEGPSYVTAMVVFKSFQAEITHVEMDEFGLVPESLRAHIASVRAAGKTIKFLYTVPTFSNPAGVTLSWQRRLEVLEIARENGILVLEDNPYGLLYFDGPPPHAMRSVEEDGVVYLGTFSKTLAPGFRVGWVLAPHAIREKLILANEAAVLSPSSFTQNIISEYMSVADWKGQIDTFRGVYRERRDAMLGALGDYLPDLQWTVPNGGFYIWVTLPDNLDSKAMLPRAVKELVAYTPGTAFFADGNGRSNMRLSFCYPTPDFIREGIRRLSTVINGELELLNTFSQTAPLTVSPPAPSMINPPANLS